The Lepidochelys kempii isolate rLepKem1 chromosome 2, rLepKem1.hap2, whole genome shotgun sequence genomic interval AAATGCATGTCATTAGTCCAAAGGGCTAACTATAAACTCTCCTTTGGAGCCATCATGACATATGGGTGTATTTCTAGTATAGAACTTTTGATACTCTTTTCTAGCAACGCTAGCTGTGGTGGAATCACTGGTACAGATTGGGTGCAGGCCACTTATTTTTGTAATTACTGTGTCATCCAAGCCAAGTTTGTAATTCATGCTTTTTTTCCacctgttatcatgtctcctagTATCTGCAGCCAAACAGGATCAATCAGTTTAATATGTAAGTTCAATAAAGTACACATTTGTACATATAACTGACTGAAAGATAGTTACCACTGCTCTCCTTTCTGTTCTATGATAAGTGAGACAATGGTCCATTAGATCATCTTCATGCAACTCACACTGGCAAAATGGACAGGCATATCTGGGAATTACAAAGATGGCATGATTATGAATGACTTTCTTTGTTTATAAAAAACACAGGTagattttgttttccaaaaagTAATGAGGAGTTTAccctaaatatttaaaaatgctgATTCTTAGCAGTATGCTATAcaatggttgaaatttttcaaagaagAATGTGataaaaaatggccttttttcaaaaataaaaacgtTAATGAAAAAGCTgtgaacttgatttttttttatttttgaaaagtgtcACATTTCATATTGTTTCTTATTGAGAACATTCTCAAAATCATTATTACTGGGTTTCAATAGACAAAAAAACTGATGACCATTTTGATAAAAAAGTGACAAATtgtaaaaaacagaaaatggctACATGTCAAACCCtgtgaaatggaaacaacttcCAAACTttgaccttttttctttttgtaattgtttGACCAGCTGTACTTTGTACTATTTTATCCCAACACCAATATACAGTAAACTCAATAGAACAGTGGTCACATTATGATCATCAAAGGGCGGTACCTCGTTGCTGTGTCTCCAAGCTCTTGTAGAGGTCCATATTTTTCTATATATTGCTCACAAGTCCTTAAATGAACTCTCATTTCACTCAGACATACCTAGGCAATATTAAGAAGCAACCTGTTATTCTTTAGCCCAACAGACATGTCATATACCTGGTGGTCTTGTTCACTTAGCATAGCTTATTATCTTTGCCATTCTGAGGCCAGGTTTACATTATctgcactacagtaacacagCTATGATGTTGTAGCCATGCTGctataaccctgtagtgtagatgcagactatggcgatggaaggggtttttccctTTCCTTGGATTTTTCACCCCTCTGAGCACCATAGCTATATCAACCTATTGTAAACCAAGTCTGAAAACTTAGAGGCCAGTTTGCTTGAGAGCTATTTTCATTAGAGTGGTAGCATTTTCATTAAGAATATATCATAATTTCTATTATTAGCCCAACTTCTCAGGAGTTATAAGATCTTACTGACTGAGCAGATTATTTCAAAATATTACCTATCAAAAAAGTGCATGTTTTTGAGTGTAAAATTAATTAGAACTAGATATCTAGCAGTTTGAGACTTTTGTCCTGGTTTTCAGACTAACATTTTAGATCGTGAAATGAAGTGTTGGAGACAGTGGGTCCTACCCACCAGGTCTTATGCAGGTAAAAAGACCTATTTGATCACATTCCTCTccgttaaactggtgcaaatctgGACTGACTCTACTAAAATCCACGATACTTTTACTAGACTGAGGGCCAAATCCTAGTACTGACGAAGTCAATAGCAACACTCTCATTGGCTTCATTGGGACTGGGATTTGGGTCTTACACGGATGTAACTGAGATCTGGCCCATTCACTTTACTTCACGACCATGTTACAGTAAATCATGTGAACCAGGCCCTTTACGTATTTTttacaaagaaaaacaacaagagCCTTGTACTCCTTGACATATCAATGACATTTTCTGTTGCCTCTgtctcaaataaaaaaaactacAAAAATGCACATGTAGTAGTATTAAGGCACTGCCTTAAACTATCCATTACCAGTGAAATACAGTTTTCTGAAATACAAAACACAaggtgaaaataaaaaataaaagtcacACTATTATATAACATTCCTGATATGTTTCTGATGCTGTTTGTAATCTAACTAATCAGATAACAAAGGCACTTCCTAAATTCATCCCTTCATTCTGGCATTCCGCTCCAATATGTTCATCTTACAGCTGATATAGAAGAATTAGTAGGTTTTATTTTGCAGCTGATAAGATAAAAGGAAGTAAGACACTGAGAAAGAAGAATGAGGAAGGAGTTGCTGTTCTGGCCTATACTTAAAATCAAAACAGGATGGGGTATTCATTATGCAGAATGAAAAGGGGACAAGTATGCAGTGAAAGGTTGTGAACAAAgtgacaaaatgttttggttttgtatgAACTTTCAAATTAATGTATATGAGTAAAGTACGAATCAACTGTCTTCCTTGTCCAGACCTGCTAATTCATTCTCTTGCTCGACCCTGCAAAGTTAGAAATGATGGGCCTAATTCTCTACTGCTTTGCAATTTGTTTAGTGATTTACACATGTGCACAATGGTAACATTTTACAAGCAACTTTGCACAGGGGTAAATGATAACACAAGCGTCTTGcctaaattaagaaaaaaaggtgtgggttttttttccagttgttaGCTCAATTGAGGTATTTTAACTTGACGGAAAACACCAGTAACACTAATGTAGATGCAATTTAACACCTTTAGTTTGATTCTAGCAGGTTGTTATAGTGTAGGTTCTTGCAGCTGAGCTCACTCAATTTAGAAAAGCACTTTTTCCCTAGTCTAAATAAGGCCACAGTCTAAGGTAGTGGAGACTCAACCCTGGCAAATCTGGACCTGGGATAAGTAGGTCCAATTGGTCTGACTGAGTTTATTTTAGTTTGTTTACATGAGGAAATTGACTGGCATTGCTACAGCAAAATATTCTGCTTGCCctgaggccaggtctatgctAAAAAATTAGGTCAATCCAGCTACATTGTTCAAgggtgtgaaaatccacacccGGGTGTGACTTGTAGTTCAAGGGACCTGAGCCCCAGTGgtgacagcactaggtcaatggcaaaacatttCCCTTGACCTAGCTACCGTGTCTTGGGGAGGTGGATCAATGACAGTGCTGGGAGAACCCCTCTTATTGCTGCAGTGTATGGCTACGCTGAAGCACCAACTGCAGTGTGCTGCTGTAGCAGTTTAACTGTAGACACAGCCTAGAAAAGAGGCCTTAATCTTATAATTTCTTGTGCACAGAATATCTTTAGAGTTAATCAGTAATGAACGTTAGACTTGCAAACCTGTGTGTCACACTCTGTGCAGTTTTGGTATACAGTTTTCATCTTCTTGGCAATATCAGTAGCTGGAATTCCTTCAGAAGGAAGATAAGACCGGCAATAAGGACATGTCCATGTATTATTCCTTAAACTTGTAACAATACAGGAGTGACAGAATCTGcataaagaaattaaaacaaatataaacacTTTCCATTAAAGCAGTACAAATAAATCATAATTATGGTGACATTCCAGTtggggatgtgtgtgtatatatgtcatCACTAATATAATATGGCATGATGATCAGTTTCTATGGCAGATCTGGTCAGTTAAGAGGTGTGTTGTTTGCTTGTAGCATCCTACTCTATAACTTTGTTGATAAAGTAATGTACAGGTCATTGGAGTTTCTACAATAGGAAAATTTTTATCCATAATGTTCCATTAGTACAGCAACACTGATGGTAGCAAGGGTGACTCCTGTAGGTGCAGGCAGTAAAAATGCCACAATTTAGCATGTTGCCCCTTGACCTGATCAGCCCATGTCCCACATATTAATGCTGCCTCTGGCAGGAATAATTTGCCTGGGGGGTTGGTAGAATGTCAGAGCCCTGGTCTGAATATAAACCCACAATAACCCTGCTTTGCAGCATCACTGTGCGCTTGTGTGTTCTCTAAAAGTATTTAAGGGCTGTATATTTGGCTTCAAAACAATAAGCTGTAGGTTTGTTTGGCAGATTTCTCCTGCACTTGCTATTGTGAATACAAGTAAATTATGGCAGAAGCTGTAATACTTTTGAAGGAATGAGAGTAGGGGAGGTTTATTCAGACAGTAGAATCTAGGCTAAAATAAAAATAGTGAAGGGTTCAGGATAACAAGGGGTTAACTTGTCTGCAACCCTTTTTAACATTTATGTAAATTACTTAAAAACCTGGACAGGAAGATAATGCTTAGGTTACTTTATGTAAATGAAGTGGCTATAAGATCACAAATGCACAATGAACTATGGAGGCAATTAGATGCTTTTGAATTTCAACGGGATAAATCACAGTATATCTAAGAGTATGGTATTCAGTAGAAATGCAAGAGGGATATAGGGGTGGATTGGGACGTGAGGAAGGTTTGAGGGCTAATCTGAATTTTGGGAGGGTGGGCCCAAGTCCATCTAGACAAGAGGCCCACCTCCTCAATTGAGGGAGGGGCCACAGAACTCAGAAAACAAGATTCCATGAGACAACAAATGATAAAACATGAATAGGAATTGGGGTCAAAAGTTCAAAACAAGGGTTCCagatggggacaccaagcagagaaccctagACAGCATCCCACTGCTTCATAAAGGAGTCCAAGGAGTaagtggatgctgcccagagacACTCTGCCCAGACCAGTGAAATGACAAGGAAATGGAAGTAGGCTCTACTATTGCAGAGAACCTCTCCGTTGAGTGTCCTCCTCCTTGACTGAGGTATGGCCATCATGgtgctaggaggaggttgactagCAAGTCACATGACTTCTTGGGGTCacagatagggagtgcatagCAGAATAGATGTGGAGTAAAGTGCAAACAAAAACTCAgcaggaggttctggaggagccaaaAGAGTGGGTGCAATCTTGCACATTGGAGGTGGGCATGTGCCAAGGATTCCATCTCATCGCAGAGGGGACAGGAGTCAGGGGCATTAATTGCCATTATCTCTGGCAGACCTAGGTGGAGTAAAGGTTGGCTAACTGGGGTTCCTCATCCTCGCAGGGTGATAGAACACACATCACTGTGGAACATAAGGCTACGAATATGCCCTGTTTGGAGCAGGAGTATGTAGTTATGATCTCTGGCTATCGTTTCAAACAGAGCAGCTGGATATGGTCCAGTCTGCTTGGCTGGTGCACCGTAAGTAGCGGGAGGGATCGGGGGGCATAGCCCTTAATTTGAGCCCTAACGGCCCAAGAATAGGGGCTGGTGTGGGAATACCCTCTTTCTGGACCTGTTCAAGAGAGAAAAAATGGATTCACAACACAGCAGGCAGTTCAGTCATCTCAGGATTGTGTTTACCCCAAGATTAAACTGGAGCCTACAAACTGGGAAAGTTAGAAAGAGAGTGGTATAAGGAGCTGGAAGAATTATCCAGTCAAACACCAGTCTTATTGGAAATGTGATAGAATTGGCTTTGGAGGTATCTTTTAAGGCAGAATATTAATATATATTGGTATAGAGGTGTGGTGTTgcagagtatcagaggggtagctgtgttagtctgtatccacaaaaacaacgaggagtccggtggcaccttaaagactaacagatttattttgacataagctttcgtgggtaaaaaaccgcacttcttcagatgcatgcagtgaaaattacagatacaggcataaaaatactggcacatgaagagaagggagttaccttacatccttagaggtttttaaggcccggcttgacaaagccctggctgagatgatttagttggtgttggtcctgctttgagcagggggttggactagatgacctcctgagatctcttccaaccctaatcttctatgattctaagtggagaaccagtgttgacaaggccaattcagttaaggtggatgtggtccactcccaataattgatgaggaggtgtcaataccaagagagggaaaattgcttttgtagtgagccagccactcctggcccctattcaagcccaaattaatagtgttaagtttgcaaatgacttgtagctctgcagtttctctttgaagtctgtttttgaaggttttttttgttgaaggatggctacttttaaatctgttattgaatgtccagagagattgaagcattctcctactggcttttgtatgttaccatgcctgatgtctgatttgtgtccatttattcttttaagtagagaccgtctggtttggccaatgtatgtgGTAGAgcggcattgctgacacatgatggcatatatcacattagtagatgtgcagatgaatgacacctgatggtgtggctgatgtggttgggtcctctgatggtgttgctagagtagatatggggacagagtaggcaaccaggtttgttacagggattggttcctgggttactgtttctgtggtgtgtagttgctggtgagtatttgcttcaggttggggggctgtctgtaagcgaggactggcctgtctcccaagatctgtgagagcgagggATCACATTCCAGGagaggttgtagatcgttgatgatgtgctggagaggttttagctgggggctgtacgtgatggccagtggtgttctgttattttccttgttgggcctgtcctgtagtaggtgacttctgggtacccatctcactctgtcaatctgtttcctcacttccccaggtgggtattgtagttttcagaatgcttgataaagatcttgtaggtgtttgtctctgtctgagggattggagcaaatgcggttgtatcttagggttTGGCTGTAGAGTAGGGGTGGgaaaaactttttggcctgagggccatatcggggtgcgaaactgtatggagggctgggtagggaaggctgtgcctccccaaacagcctggcacccacccccatctgccccctgccacttcctgcctcctgcctgcccccctcaaaacccctgacccatccaaccccccctgctccttgtccccagacaccccctcctaggacccctgcccctaactgccccccaggaccccaccccctctctAACCCCCCCTCTaactctccctgctccccatcccctgactgccctcccagaacctctgccctatccaaccgtcccctgttccctgtcccctgaacACCACCccctgaacctccaccccatccaattgccccctgctccctgtcccctgactgccccctgggactccctaccccttatccaaccccctgaccccggcccccttaccacgcCGCTCCGAGCAGCACgtctggccgccgcttccagctggagccagacatgctgctgtgctgccctgcatgagcaggcagccccactgcccagagcgctgcccacGCGGCGGCATtcctgcaggggaggaggaacagcaggggaggggccgggggctagcctcccaggccaggagcttgggggccgggcaggacggtcgtttgcccacctctgttgtagacaatggattgtgtggtgtgtcctggatggaagcaggagacatgtaggtaagtatagcggtcagtagatttccggtatagggtggtgtttatgtgaccatcacttatttgcactgtagtgtccaggaagtggatctcttgtgtggactggtccaggctgaggttggtggtggggttGAAACTGTTGAAAtacaggtggaattcttcaagggcctctttcccatgggtccatatgatgaagatgtcatcaatgtagcgcaagtagaggaggggcgctaggggatgagagctgaggatgagttgttctaagtcagtcataaaaaggttggcatactgtggggccatgagggtacccatagcaatgccgctgacttgaaggtataagttgtccccaaatgtgaaatggttgtgggtgaggacaaagtcacaaaggtgtGCCggggcctcatcagggatactgttcctgacagcttgtagtccatccttgtgtggaatattggtgtaaagagcttctacatccatggtggccaggatggtgttttcaggaagatcaccaatgcattgtagtttcctcaggaaatatctcaaagatagctaggagtgctggtagtgtaggtctgaggagagagtccaaatagccagataatcctgctgtaagagtgccaatgcccaaaatgatggggtgtccaggatttccaggtttatggagatttgttcctgtgctatagcagggagcttcttgagcagatggtgtcatttcttttggtactcctcagagGGATCAGAGGATAGTGGGGATCAGAGGATAGTGACCTGTAGAATGTGGtattggagagttgcctggcagcctcctgttcataatccgacctgttcatgatgactacagcacctcctttgtcagcccctttgattataatgtcagagttgtttctgaggctatgGATGGCGTTGCGTTCTGTATGGCTGagattatggggcaagtgatactgtttgttcacaatttcagcctgtgcacatctgcggaagcactctatgtagaagtccagtctgttatTTCGACCGTCAGAAGGAGTCCACGCAGAGTTCTTCTTCTTGTAGTGctggtaggagggttcctgtgggtcagtgcactgttcagtggtgtgttgaaaatattccttgtgtCGGAGACggtgaaagtaggcttccagatcaccgcagaactgtatcatgtgcGTGGGGGTGATGGGGCAGAAAGAGAatccctgagataggacagactcttctgccgggctcagtgtgtggttggatagattaacaatattgttgggtgagttaagTGTATTACTGTtgtagccccctgtggcatgtaggagttttGATAGTtcactgtcctttttcctctgtagagaagtgtgtgttgtaaatagcttgtctcgtttttgtaatgtccagccacgtggaagtttgtgtggaaggttggttttgtatgagagtctccagttttgagagctcactCTTGATCTCCTGTTTGCTGTGTTGTGGAGTTACCAAAGAAAAGTCTTAagcagattcttaaaaaaaaattgtgggggTAGGGCCTGCCACCCTCATTACGTTAAATAAGGTTTGAAAATAGCAGGTAGTCTGGACTAAATCCTCTTCTCATTAAAGTCAGTAGGAGACTTACTACTAACATGAGAGACACCAGGATTTGGTTTGTTAAGATTAGCGAAGCTGTCAAGGATGTGATGGGATGAAGTCAGGACTATGGAAATTACACTGTGAAGCTCTCAACAGCAGGTGCACAAAAACTGTTATCAGATTTCTCTGTGGACATGCTTGACAAATGGCAGACTGCCAGAGAGAGTGTCCACATGATTCTCTGAGATCATGCTGTGAGCATGCTGAAAGCTTTTACTGATGTTTTGTCTAGGCTTGCTGAAATGAGAACTGAAGCAATAAACTTTGATATTTTCACTTCATTTTTACcttaatttttccattttctcctccttcaatGTGTTTGAAAGCCAAAAATGCAGTGAGGAAACATAGTCTGTATATTGCACAAAATGGGCAACAAATATAGCTTCCTCAAATTTCCCTTTTTGATCCAGAATGTGCTAAACCATCACTCGCAGGTCCAGATACTGCATTTCAACCAATACTTAATCCAGATAAATATATACGTTTTTAAACTAGCAATCTAGGTGTGCCTCTGTTAGGAGACAAACTTATCTAGGGAGTCAATGGACCTGTGGTCAATAATCCAAAGCAGCATAGTTACTGGCAGAGTAAATATCCCATTAcaagctggaaaaaaaattgtgtctCATATTACCAGAAGTTTATATTTCCCTAGTAAAAAGATTATTATCATAGCAATCTAATCAATGGGTCTGCAGTATGTAAAAATTGGCTGAGAACAATGAGTTTTTCATAAATGTCCTTTACTCaaactatacatttaaaaagGTCTAAGGACCTAGCTGCACtaaaaaacccaccacatttGAATATGAATGCACGAAAATTGTATtataatatgttttttttttctttcccggTGCAGTAACACTGGTCCTAAGAATTTGGACCTAGGGCTCTAAATGTTGCTAACGGTGCTGGAGCTCAGCTGGTGTTAGCAACACTGGGAAATCTTTGGAAAATGTCCAAAATGTAAATAGTTGTAGTGGTTCTGAATCTCCACTGCCTTGCCCCTTGTACAGTAATTTACACCTAGGCAAAGTAGGTGGAAtactaccaaatcagaattctcAGGCTGGTGGTGACATTTTGCACCTACTTTGCCAGGTGTAAACAACTACACAAAGCACCAGGGAGTGGTACATCAGGCCTAACATGTTTTCTATCCAAGAATAAACCATGTTCTAACATGATTTGACCTCAGCCATGTTTCACAGCCAGGTTTTAATCTGGATTACTTTTGTATTTTAGACAGGGTTTAATAGTCTTCTATAAACATCCGTGATCATGGTTCAGTTGAGTTGTCAGGGGCCCGCCCCTGTTAATGTCACATGGTATAAGACCGGTTTGTCCTTTGTCCACCCTACCTATCAAATCACCATTGGGGAAGGGTGATATAGCATATCAGGACAGATGGAAACACAAGAATTTATTGTGTACAAGATAATATTCTGTTACTGGGCAGTGACTTCTTCCCTCTACTGACTAACCAGGAAGCAGTCTGGATACATTTCAGGCTATAACATAAACTACTCTACAGCTGAGTCCTACCATTAAAACAGTTTGCTCTCCAGTTTTATTTGGTCAATACAAATGTAAATACATAAATACCACAAAACAGCCAGGATGGGGGTAGAAGAAATAAACGCTGAGCTTCTCAGGATGTTGTCTTTGAATCTTGTTGAGGGCCCTATTCCTCTGCTCTACAAATACAGTTTCTGGATGATTGATTGACTGATTGAAATCTTGTGCAAGAACTTGTCTTTCAGGGGCACATGGAGAGGAATTGTAGGAAGGTATTGGGAGGACAGTGGCATAAAATGAGTAGACTTAGCCTGCGTAGTGTGATGAGTTGTACTAAGTTGAGCTTTAGCCTGTACCCGCTACTAGGCCAGTCAACTTGAGTTAAAAGCAACAGCAGTTTGAAATTAAGGGGTTTTCATTTTGGTCAGAACTTGATTTAGGCGCAGGACTTGAGTCACAGagactctgtgtatataaaatctccccactgtatttttcactacatgcatccgatgaagtgagctgtagctcacgaaagcttatgctcaaataaattggttagtctctaaggtgccacaagtactccttttctttttgcagatacagactaacacggctgctactcggaaaccttCCTTTAAAGAGGAAATGTTTGGCCATAGGTTATGTTAGGTTTTTATTACTTGACTACTTCATTCATAGTGTTTGTTTCTGAGCTAATTCATAGAGCTTTTTCTGGGTTTGTATTTCTTGCTCCGCTTTAAAAACTCACCTGTGGCCAAATATTAAATCTTTAGTCAAAAAATTTGAGTCTTATCCTTCAGCCCTTCCTCTCGTGTGTTACTAGTGTACTGGAAATTCACCTGCGCAAAGACTCTTGCATTAggccccaaatcttttttttttttttcctgtgcttcTGGAAAAGAATTTTCCCATTTAAATTATTGAATCAAAAGGAAACTTCTTTTGGAGTTCCAAACACAAGCACGGTTTAAACAAAGCTTTTTGTTACCAACTTTGGCAGAATAAATAAGTATTTGTGCAGACTGGCATGATTTCCTAGTTTCAAGGTCTGCTTGTTTTCCTGGCTGCCTCAAGTGTAAAAATCCTACTAATAGCATTTGTGTGCTTGGCTCAGCCAGGAGAGACAAATACACACAGCAACTTTTTGGCTGTGTTTGCAGTAGGAATCTTTTGGGCCCACAATTTCCAACAGGTAGCATTAACAGAGGCTGTAACACAGGCACGGCTCAGGCATTTTTACCACTATACTATTGGTAAAATATCTGACCACTATCTGACCCTGATCTGACATGCTGTTAAAAATGCCTCAGCTTGTTTGAACCTGGTTTACGCCACCCACATTCTCCCCCAGTACCAACTCTAGTGGAGCTGCACACTGAAAATTACAGGTCAGAAAAATCCTAGTATAGAAAAGGCCCAAAACGAGCTAACACACCAGGTAGCTGATCA includes:
- the RNF125 gene encoding E3 ubiquitin-protein ligase RNF125 isoform X2, whose product is MGSLLSSDSRGAGAAAPRCARGLGGAPEQQPRVPSFDCSICLEVLHQPVRTQCGHVFCHSCIVTSLRNNTWTCPYCRSYLPSEGIPATDIAKKMKTVYQNCTECDTQVCLSEMRVHLRTCEQYIEKYGPLQELGDTATRYACPFCQCELHEDDLMDHCLTYHRTERRAVDINIVEEALIENVLHQSFLEYVHVNHPNST